TAATTAAGCTAGTAAAACAATGAAAAGACTAAGTATAGAAAGGCCGTGAACAAGATGAGTAAAACAAAAGAAGAAAAAGTAGCAAGAAATTGTAAGGTAGGGAAAACATTAGCAGTTGTCGTAGGTGGTCTTTATTTGGTTAAATTGTTAAAAGGCAAAAAACATCTTAAAAAGTAAGAATACTAGAAAAAGTGATACTGCTATTGTGTCAGGATTGCTTTTTCTTTTTTTATTGACACTAACTGAAAAGACTTCTAAAATAAAGAAAGAATGTTCTCGTAGCTCAGTAGGATAGAGCAATCGCCTCCTAAGCGATAGGCCGCTGGTTCGATTCCAGTCGGGAACGTAAAAAAGACCGGTGAAATTGAGCCGGTCTTTTTCTTCATTTTTTTAAGTTATTTTGGTATTAAACCCAATCCCCATTACGGAAAATCGGAACACGTGTGCCGTCTTCTCTAATTCCATCAATATTCATTTTATCTGATCCAACCATGAAATCGACATGTGTGTGGCTACGGTTTAAACCAGCTTCTATTAGTTCTTCTTCGCTCATTTCAGTTCCGCCTTGTAAATTGAATGCATAAGCAGACCCGAAAGCTAAATGATTTGACGCATTTTCATCAAATAAAGTATTGTAAAAAATGATGCCTGATTGAGAAATCGGAGACGGGTCGGGAACCAATGCCACTTCACCTAAGCGATGTGCGCCTTCGTCTGTTTCTAGCAGTTTGCCTAACACGTCTTCTCCTTGTTCCGCAGAGAAATCAACAACTTTTCCCTCTTTAAATGTAAATTTCATTCCAGAAATGGTTGTTCCTGCGTAGCTTAATGGTTTTGTACTAGAAACAACACCATCAACACGTCGACTATCAGGTGCTGTGAAAACTTCTTCAGTAGGCATGTTTGCCATGAATTTCTCTCCGCGAACATTGTCACTTCCAGCACCTTCCCATAAATGGTTTTTAGGTAACCCAATGATCAAATCAGTGCCAGGTGCTGTATAATGTAATTCTTTAAACTGCTCTTTGTTTAGTTCGTCAGCTTTTGCAGCTAATTTTGTATCATGAGCTTTCCATGCAGCAACAGGATCATCTTCATAAACACGGGTCGTTTTAAAAATTTCGTCCCAAAGAGCATCAACTTGCTGAGTGTTATCTTTTAAATCTGGAAAGACTTTCGCTGCCCATTCTTTACCAGCTGCCGCAACAACTGT
The DNA window shown above is from Enterococcus sp. 4G2_DIV0659 and carries:
- a CDS encoding aminopeptidase translates to MALPNFKETLKKYAQLIVETGINVQKGQSIVLQISVDQAPLARLITEEAYKLGAGEVIVQWTDDVIQREFLLHADEAHLENIPQYKIDQTDDWVNKGASRISVVSANPDALAGVDADRVAAFQSASGKALANLRKATQANKVSWTVVAAAGKEWAAKVFPDLKDNTQQVDALWDEIFKTTRVYEDDPVAAWKAHDTKLAAKADELNKEQFKELHYTAPGTDLIIGLPKNHLWEGAGSDNVRGEKFMANMPTEEVFTAPDSRRVDGVVSSTKPLSYAGTTISGMKFTFKEGKVVDFSAEQGEDVLGKLLETDEGAHRLGEVALVPDPSPISQSGIIFYNTLFDENASNHLAFGSAYAFNLQGGTEMSEEELIEAGLNRSHTHVDFMVGSDKMNIDGIREDGTRVPIFRNGDWV